A portion of the Bradysia coprophila strain Holo2 unplaced genomic scaffold, BU_Bcop_v1 contig_297, whole genome shotgun sequence genome contains these proteins:
- the LOC119078744 gene encoding fatty-acid amide hydrolase 2-A → MAAKQFLSGLHYAVVTFVRILLTAIYGKGQSVKPVTNALLKEPATSLARKIRQKQVTSVEVLEAFISRIAEVNPLLNCVVDNRFDSARKEAAEADALVASGKYTEEELEREKPFLGVPISTKDCLAVEGLLHTSGILARKNERATKDSDGMAQMRKAGAIPFALTNVSEACMWWESNNLVHGRSRNAYDTSRIVGGSSGGEACLLSASGSPIGIGSDIGGSIRMPAFFNGIFGHKPSKFIVSNEGQWPMPHDDQKSFLGIGPMSRFAVDLRPALKVMAAENAAKLNLDEPVDVSSVKIFYQTDDLGGNLTSPVDESIRMAMNRVIDHFDATSKTKPQRKQIRRLRKSTVLWMGNMKSPASANKFDSQLLNLKGRINPYWELAKWFIGQSNHTFIAIMTALTENAGVKYGSSKHQHLINEKKELLKEFESMLGTTGVFLYPTHPTVAPYHNEPIVRAFNFSYTGIINILGLPATACPLGLDQDGLPVGIQVVANVNQDRLCLAVAEELESVFGGFKEPV, encoded by the exons ATGGCAGCGAAGCAGTTCCTTAGCGGTCTGCACTATGCTGTAGTAACCTTCGTGCGAATACTGTTAACAGCAATTTATGGTAAAGGACAAAGTGTAAAGCCCGTAACCAATGCGCTACTCAAAGAACCTGCAACATCACTAGCTAGGAAAATTCGTCAGAAACAG GTAACATCAGTCGAGGTCTTGGAAGCATTCATATCGAGAATTGCTGAAGTGAATCCCTTACTGAATTGCGTGGTCGACAATCGCTTCGATTCGGCTCGGAAAGAAGCTGCCGAAGCCGATGCATTAGTTGCGTCGGGAAAGTACACCGAAGAGGAATTGGAACGTGAGAAACCTTTTTTGGGTGTGCCGATATCGACAAAGGATTGTTTAGCAGTTGAAG GACTGTTGCATACGTCAGGAATACTAGCAAGGAAGAATGAACGTGCAACGAAAGATTCTGACGGTATGGCGCAGATGAGGAAAGCCGGAGCAATACCATTTGCCTTAACTAACGTGTCCGAAGCTTGTATGTGGTGGGAGAGCAATAACTTGGTGCATGGTAGGAGTCGAAATGCCTATGACACAAGTCGCATTGTTGGAGGTTCAAGTGGAGGAGAAGCGTGTTTACTG TCTGCGTCCGGATCCCCAATCGGCATCGGATCCGACATCGGTGGCTCAATCAGAATGCCAGCCTTTTTCAACGGAATTTTCGGTCACAAACCGTCGAAGTTTATAGTTTCGAATGAGGGCCAGTGGCCGATGCCGCATGATGATCAGAAATCATTTTTGGGCATTGGACCGATGAGTCGTTTTGCAGTGGACTTGAGACCGGCGCTCAAAGTCATGGCCGCCGAAAATGCAGCGAAATTAAATCTCGATGAACCGGTAGATGTGTCCTCCgtcaaaatcttttaccaaACCGACGATCTAGGAGGAAATCTGACATCACCGGTGGACGAGTCGATCCGCATGGCAATGAACAGAGTAATCGATCATTTCGACGCAACATCAAAAACGAAACCGCAACGTAAACAGATTCGACGCCTGCGAAAGTCAACGGTTCTGTGGATGGGCAACATGAAATCGCCAGCCAGTGCCAATAAATTCGATTCACAGCTGTTGAACCTCAAGGGTCGTATCAATCCGTACTGGGAGTTGGCGAAATGGTTCATTGGTCAATCCAATCACACGTTCATTGCCATAATGACTGCGCTGACCGAAAATGCGGGCGTCAAGTACGGCAGTAGTAAGCATCAGCATCTCATCAACGAGAAAAAGGAATTGCTGAAAGAATTCGAATCGATGCTGGGCACAACGGGCGTGTTTTTATATCCGACACATCCGACTGTTGCACCGTATCACAATGAACCGATCGTCCGTGCCTTCAATTTCAGTTACACTGGAATCATCAATATTTTAGGTCTACCAGCCACGGCATGTCCGTTGGGATTGGACCAAGATGGCCTTCCAGTCGGTATACAAGTTGTGGCGAATGTGAATCAGGATCGATTGTGCCTTGCTGTTGCTGAAGAGCTCGAATCAGTGTTTGGCGGCTTCAAGGAGCCCGTTTGA
- the LOC119078780 gene encoding sentrin-specific protease 8 — protein sequence MSRHNDPTVLSFHESLLRQSDVALLQGPFWLNDHIISFYLEYLDMVVFEDNTDLLFISPEVTQCLKIVSENEITVFLEPLDAVNKSFIFFPLNDNDQDKVGGSHWSLLVYSKPEQAFYHFDSMSPSNEVHCEKFIRKIKNYLNVDAVVLRAAHCLAQTNGYDCGVHVLCNAENIAHHVVSKGSVDGVSKVTNDSVKRMRADIIDIINKLQTEK from the coding sequence ATGAGCCGACACAACGATCCAACGGTACTCAGTTTTCACGAATCCCTACTACGGCAATCGGATGTTGCACTGCTGCAAGGCCCATTCTGGCTGAATGACCATATCATCTCATTCTACCTTGAATACCTTGATATGGTTGTCTTCGAGGACAACACCGATTTGCTGTTTATCTCGCCCGAAGTGACGCAATGCCTGAAAATAGTATCCGAGAATGAGATCACCGTTTTCCTAGAACCACTGGACGCCGTCAAcaaatcgtttattttcttCCCGCTGAACGACAACGACCAAGATAAGGTTGGCGGAAGTCATTGGAGTTTGCTGGTGTATTCTAAGCCGGAACAAGCATTCTATCATTTCGATTCGATGAGTCCGAGTAACGAGGTGCATTGCGAGAAATTTATACGGAAAATCAAGAACTATTTGAATGTTGATGCGGTTGTGCTACGGGCTGCACATTGTTTAGCGCAAACCAATGGCTATGATTGTGGCGTTCACGTTCTGTGCAATGCAGAAAATATAGCCCATCATGTCGTGAGTAAAGGTTCAGTTGACGGTGTGTCCAAAGTGACGAACGATTCAGTGAAGCGAATGAGAGCCGACATTATCGATATAATCAACAAATTGCAAacggaaaaatga
- the LOC119078725 gene encoding uncharacterized protein LOC119078725: MSEFNALVRATKCVEMIQVPDRKDFSTFARYNASNGYIALGPAYQSYKIKRSTNSVTLLLLGLSGAGKSHIVNNIFNTPITSVGEGVSCTKEILEFVIELPSENLGISNSEIHVIDTPGFGDTERGLEFDAKVLANVDKLFKEKGFIPNFILLAVNITDKRLEGQFAPFVKLLQAIKRQLSGAVLDLEHPNLLVVLTHLCSMIPKFQRDPLSKKEIIQRLVRENIGIASVHVEFAENMSDEYELEKIGEYYQLPNGDLFPRNIYQSLVKIGSGTDPIGHGLLNEAYPKLQSAKLPVKQFVHAIVDVPSLNSVVEGLLRLQIYATTELGDRLSACWSQLCPDEQSNCRLKPTEFAQKLSILGYKNHQDLPRMKKQTVQFFREIAPDDQMAVLLRRAFGIEAPTISCDLLVGQAFDLTKDCPTSFVVLSSGDMNLATVGLYIPSSIVATDHNEVKFTCHVTKSKREMTEQRLRELKINANLGKWQFSFGHRDGYNVFSQGSNNTLTAVYEKRLIKLEMGHTSPVSEELKTAVQKLPSNYDKHSEHNVNQWKYFFSTYGTHYIKTAYIGGSVVFHMTNISGSLGQSNYEVNPGGISGFLASVFSANCTGSETSSSSASFNEKNLEITVRGGNSTKASELASSSTKEQFYERLNAWEDTIWDDPAVADSSVTLGAIADVVNRFESSLVNGMKEAALDLYNSRLEYEAKNELVEPTRQQDSDNNKDEGTKCLTAQTLIATPTEPKPIAILKSGDFVLDKDGRPARVVAVNKVYTCGRALLYGFDEISPFFTCQHTFLHPSGSILVQNKTMLREFHPQMQTEFDVIEMPTRNIEVLTVQDGRLVAATVPFLTSLEMDNDEELYFLAVEGEGTYVANGFVCYHELPIFDAWPQTFLVIFETVKMLDVQNPHVFTKHEFDGLFKLSVEIKGIWQMLVNNHDTTDNDPNISITTKNSFNNAMLHLAEVLNNAHQANLGMMLYSGCGMILHRFIEVDKTMSPRPFVQAAQDVMAGCKI, encoded by the exons ATGAGTGAGTTCAACGCGTTAGTGCGTGCAACGAAGTGCGTTG aaatgaTTCAAGTTCCGGatcgaaaagatttttcgacttttgccAGATATAATGCATCTAACGGATACATCGCGCTGGGTCCGGCCTATCAATCATACAAGATTAAAAGGTCCACCAATTCAGTAACACTTCTGCTGCTGGGACTTTCTGGTGCTGGTAAATCACACATTGTCAACAATATCTTCAACACTCCCATTACGTCTGTTGGAGAGGGCGTATCATGCACGAAGGAGATACTGGAGTTTGTTATTGAGTTGCCTTCGGAAAACTTAGGAATATCGAACTCAGAG ATACACGTAATTGATACACCTGGCTTTGGTGACACCGAAAGAGGACTCGAATTCGATGCCAAAGTGTTGGCCAATGtcgataaattatttaaagagAAAGGCTTCAtcccaaatttcattttgttggcTGTAAACATTACGGACAAAAGGCTGGAAGGACAATTTGCTCCATTCGTAAAATTACTGCAGGCTATAAAACGACAATTATCGGGTGCAGTACTGGACTTGGAACATCCGAACCTTCTTGTAGTTCTGACGCATCTTTGTTCCATGATACCCAAATTCCAGAGAGATCCATTGTCGAAGAAAGAAATAATCCAGAGGTTGGTTCGTGAAAACATTGGAATCGCATCCGTGCACGTCgaatttgcagaaaatatGTCTGACGAGTATGAGCTTGAAAAGATAGGGGAATACTATCAGCTGCCGAATGGGGATTTGTTTCCACGCAACATTTATCAAAGTTTGGTCAAAATTGGAAGCGGAACGGATCCGATCGGCCACGGTCTTCTGAATGAAGCGTATCCGAAACTACAATCAGCAAAACTTCCGGTTAAACAATTCGTCCATGCGATAGTTGACGTTCCATCATTAAATTCAGTTGTTGAAGGCCTGTTGAGATTACAAATATATGCCACTACCGAGTTGGGGGACCGACTTTCCGCTTGTTGGAGTCAGCTCTGTCCAGACGAGCAGAGTAATTGCCGTTTGAAACCAACCGAATTcgcgcaaaaattgtcaatacTTGGATATAAGAATCATCAAGATTTGCCCAGGATGAAAAAGCAGACGGTTCAgttttttcgtgaaattgcTCCTGACGATCAGATGGCGGTGTTGTTGAGACGAGCATTTGGTATTGAAGCTCCCACAATTTCTTGTGATCTTTTGGTAGGTCAGGCCTTTGATTTGACCAAAGACTGTCCAACATCATTTGTTGTGTTATCGTCTGGCGATATGAATTTGGCTACCGTTGGCTTGTACATACCCAGCTCCATTGTAGCTACTGATCACAATGAGGTGAAATTCACGTGTCATGTCACTAAATCCAAGAGAGAAATGACCGAACAACGATTAAGAGAGTTGAAAATAAATGCGAATCTTGGAAAGTGGCAGTTTAGCTTCGGTCATCGAGACGGGTATAATGTATTTTCGCAAGGATCGAATAATACACTGACGGCCGTCTACGAGAAACGTTTGATTAAGTTGGAGATGGGACACACTTCTCCGGTGAGCGAAGAGTTGAAAACTGCTGTCCAGAAATTACCGTCCAATTACGACAAGCATTCCGAGCACAATGTTAACCaatggaaatatttcttttccaCCTATGGCACACACTACATCAAGACTGCTTACATTGGCGGTAGCGTAGTGTTTCATATGACGAACATCAGTGGTTCATTGGGACAGTCGAATTATGAGGTGAATCCGGGTGGGATATCTGGATTCCTAGCGTCAGTGTTTTCTGCCAACTGTACTGGCTCCGAAACGTCCTCGTCGTCCGCAtcgtttaatgaaaaaaatctgGAGATTACTGTTCGCGGAGGCAATAGCACAAAAGCGTCTGAGTTAGCTTCGAGTTCCACAAAAGAACAGTTTTATGAACGACTCAATGCTTGGGAAGATACAATCTGGGACGATCCCGCTGTGGCTGATTCCAGTGTGACCCTAGGGGCAATAGCAGACGTTGTTAATCGCTTTGAATCCAGTCTTGTGAATGGTATGAAAGAAGCAGCTTTAGACCTATACAATTCTCGGCTGGAGTACGAGGCAAAAAACGAACTAGTAGAACCGACGAGACAACAAGACAGTGACAATAACAAAGATGAGGGTACTAAATGTCTAACAGCACAAACACTTATTGCAACGCCAACGGAACCGAAACCTATCGCAATTCTCAAAAGTGGAGATTTTGTTTTGGATAAGGATGGGCGTCCAGCACGAGTGGTAGCAGTCAACAAAGTTTATACCTGCGGCCGTGCACTTCTTTATGGCTTCGATGAGATTAGTCCGTTTTTCACATGCCAGCACACGTTTCTGCATCCATCCGGCAGCATTTTGGTGCAGAACAAAACGATGCTAAGAGAATTCCATCCTCAAATGCAAACGGAATTTGACGTCATTGAAATGCCAACACGGAACATTGAGGTGCTTACTGTTCAGGATGGAcgtttggtggctgcaacaGTACCGTTCTTAACATCGCTGGAAATGGATAACGATGAAGAGTTGTACTTCCTGGCCGTGGAAGGTGAAGGAACTTATGTTGCTAATGGGTTCGTATGTTATCACGAACTTCCAATTTTCGATGCGTGGCCACAAACCTTTCTCGTTATTTTTGAAACTGTCAAGATGCTGGATGTCCAAAATCCGCACGTTTTCACAAAGCATGAGTTCGACGGGTTGTTCAAGTTGTCGGTTGAGATCAAGGGAATATGGCAAATGCTGGTCAACAATCATGACACTACTGATAATGACCCGAACATCTCGATaacgacaaaaaattctttcaataaTGCTATGCTACATCTGGCAGAAGTGCTCAATAATGCGCACCAGGCAAACTTGGGCATGATGCTATACTCCGGCTGTGGAATGATTTTGCATCGATTTATTGAAGTCGATAAAACGATGTCTCCACGGCCTTTTGTTCAAGCGGCTCAAGATGTGATGGCTGGCTGTAAGATTTGA
- the LOC119078784 gene encoding uncharacterized protein LOC119078784, producing the protein MVICNTTTPNRLATPVTCTKTSVPFGRCNSCSQAKQLAEILFDYCADCNKIDMPALPQSAFAVSKIRANMEKNMTVGKVKTGEKQPDNHLYPNKKLMDYTPAKYNSKFMNAIWGHYNRYSPHNIKSKEADAQGDCNQHQQYRIAAAGHDILKKVSINGVGWEFKV; encoded by the exons ATGGTTATTTGTAACACCACTACACCGAATCGTCTTGCAACGCCGGTTACTTGCACTAAAACATCAGTTCCATTTGGACGGTGCAATTCTTGCTCACAAGCAAAACAATTAGCCGAAATTCTGTTCGATTACTGCGCAg ATTGCAACAAAATCGATATGCCGGCTCTACCGCAGAGTGCATTTGCTGTTAGCAAAATTCGTGCTAATATGGAAAAGAATATGACCGTTGGTAAGGTCAAAACCGGTGAAAAACAACCGGACAATCATCTCTATCCGAATAAGAAGCTCATGGACTATACTCCAGCCAAGTATAACAGCAAGTTCATGAATGCTATTTGGGGACACTACAATCGCTATTCACCGCATAATATTAAGAGTAAGGAAGCTGACGCCCAAGGAGATTGTAATCAGCATCAGCA ATATCGCATTGCTGCTGCTGGACACGACATCCTAAAGAAGGTGTCGATTAACGGTGTTGGATGGGAATTCAAAGTCTGA
- the LOC119078787 gene encoding UPF0235 protein C15orf40 homolog, translating to MNFIKRSNRFVQLHNLREMSSSKSKKSTQKVPSKGVDAPVANAPVSKNKSGNISIKILAKPGAKQNCITDITEEGVGVQIAAPPVEGEANTELIKFFSKVLGLRKSDVSLDRGSKSRSKILVIPSSVISVERTIEMINSARETG from the coding sequence atgaatttcataaaaagatCTAACCGATTTGTTCAACTTCATAATTTACGCGAAATGTCTTCCTCtaaatctaaaaaatcaaCACAAAAAGTGCCATCCAAAGGCGTAGATGCTCCAGTTGCTAATGCACCAGTGAGTAAAAACAAATCCGGCaacatttctataaaaatacTTGCCAAGCCCGGCGCTAAACAGAATTGCATTACTGATATAACGGAAGAAGGTGTCGGCGTGCAAATTGCTGCTCCTCCCGTCGAAGGAGAAGCCAACactgaattaattaaatttttctcgaaagTTCTTGGCCTCCGGAAAAGTGATGTTAGTTTGGATCGCGGATCGAAATCGCGTAGTAAAATATTGGTCATACCAAGTAGTGTTATTTCGGTGGAACGAACAATTGAAATGATAAACAGTGCACGCGAGACAGGTTGA